Proteins encoded together in one Vigna angularis cultivar LongXiaoDou No.4 chromosome 5, ASM1680809v1, whole genome shotgun sequence window:
- the LOC108339586 gene encoding uncharacterized protein LOC108339586, with product MATDGNTSGTGNNAPPEFRSYKERDLPLMEFPSFDMRNGSPVSAFRLVVRLPVAQGYHWVPVQGMTPEAAMSNIDAFIKSQQMQLTAHPPADWTRERIKKIAICLGISRAVATANHRIQLSDIMPEERASPVFNYRPPVAGETRGTIEIVPGLSDEERAFAAQPIEYTDAEKAAMAVLMRCSLATIPLQGYSLVDCGQDYLSDKGTQSGKAFAAVERQFWGEPAIKDWLGADIKQIQDAMWNKATHPVNLAVKYRACTSQEVKEQLVTAGVGSAAIRLPAMEPEVRAGKSYIALCDVVSPHFEMFGGGVNTDLLELALATVQAYPLGTENPGELQNRDKRIPLNVVNRRTAVHWVSSMVKRNANIAAMCYGFFIAMSDRTLMSAAGGAVDILRHSFSLKKLVRNQLPAYMTGYEMYGDYAAAVAKKQTRSKGALQ from the coding sequence ATGGCTACAGATGGAAACACAAGCGGGACGGGGAACAACGCGCCACCGGAATTCAGATCTTATAAAGAGAGGGACCTCCCACTGATGGAGTTCCCTTCTTTTGACATGAGAAACGGGTCACCGGTATCCGCGTTCAGGCTTGTGGTGAGGCTCCCGGTGGCCCAGGGGTATCACTGGGTGCCTGTGCAGGGCATGACACCTGAGGCAGCCATGTCGAACATTGACGCCTTCATCAAGAGCCAGCAAATGCAGCTGACAGCACACCCCCCAGCCGACTGGACTCGAGAAAGGATCAAGAAGATTGCCATCTGCTTGGGGATCTCTCGTGCGGTCGCCACCGCCAACCACAGGATCCAGCTATCTGATATCATGCCAGAAGAAAGGGCCAGCCCAGTGTTCAACTACAGGCCGCCCGTAGCCGGGGAAACAAGAGGGACAATCGAAATAGTCCCGGGGCTGAGCGACGAGGAGAGGGCGTTCGCTGCCCAGCCCATTGAGTACACTGATGCGGAGAAGGCCGCCATGGCTGTGCTTATGAGATGCTCTCTAGCGACGATCCCCCTGCAGGGATACTCCTTGGTTGATTGCGGGCAAGACTACCTGAGCGACAAGGGGACGCAGTCGGGCAAGGCTTTTGCTGCGGTGGAGAGGCAATTCTGGGGCGAACCTGCCATCAAGGACTGGCTAGGCGCTGACATCAAGCAGATACAGGATGCCATGTGGAACAAGGCTACCCACCCGGTGAACTTGGCGGTTAAGTACCGAGCGTGCACAAGCCAGGAGGTCAAGGAGCAGCTAGTCACTGCGGGAGTGGGCTCGGCAGCGATTAGGCTGCCTGCAATGGAACCAGAGGTCAGAGCAGGGAAGTCTTACATCGCGCTCTGCGACGTTGTGAGTCCTCACTTCGAGATGTTCGGAGGGGGTGTGAACACCGACCTACTCGAGCTGGCGCTGGCCACCGTGCAGGCATACCCCCTTGGAACGGAGAACCCCGGAGAGCTACAGAACAGGGACAAGAGGATCCCACTGAACGTGGTGAACAGGAGGACTGCAGTACACTGGGTCAGCTCCATGGTCAAGCGAAACGCGAACATCGCTGCGATGTGCTATGGCTTCTTCATTGCCATGTCCGACAGGACCCTGATGTCCGCAGCTGGTGGAGCGGTGGACATCCTGAGGCACTCGTTTTCGCTCAAAAAGCTGGTCAGAAACCAGCTCCCTGCATACATGACCGGTTACGAGATGTATGGCGACTATGCTGCTGCTGTTGCCAAAAAGCAGACAAGAAGCAAGGGTGCTTTACAGTGA
- the LOC108339587 gene encoding protein CDI: MANFKVFVGYDPREDIAYEVCRHSILKKASIPVEITPIKQSELRKNGLYWREKDQYESTEFSFSRFLTPKLANYEGWAMFVDCDFLYLADIKELRDLIDDKYAVMCVQHEYVPKEATKMDGAVQTVYPRKNWSSMVLYNCGHPKNSVLTPEAVNTETGAFLHRFQWLQDDEIGSIPFVWNFLEGHNKVVEDDPSTFPKAIHYTRGGPWFEAWKNCAFADLWLKARDEYQNEAKKAITN, encoded by the coding sequence ATGGCGAATTTCAAGGTTTTCGTTGGGTATGATCCACGCGAAGACATTGCTTACGAGGTTTGTCGCCACTCAATCTTGAAGAAAGCTTCCATTCCAGTTGAAATCACACCGATCAAGCAATCAGAATTGAGAAAAAATGGCTTGTATTGGCGTGAAAAGGACCAGTACGAGAGCACGGAATTCTCGTTTTCGAGGTTCTTGACTCCAAAATTGGCCAACTACGAAGGCTGGGCAATGTTTGTGGACTGTGATTTCCTCTACCTTGCAGATATCAAAGAGCTGAGAGATTTGATCGATGACAAGTATGCTGTGATGTGTGTCCAACATGAATATGTTCCGAAGGAGGCAACGAAAATGGATGGGGCAGTGCAAACAGTGTACCCCAGAAAGAATTGGTCTTCGATGGTGTTATACAATTGTGGGCATCCCAAGAACAGTGTTCTGACTCCTGAAGCTGTGAACACAGAAACTGGAGCTTTTCTTCACAGGTTTCAGTGGCTGCAAGACGATGAAATTGGGTCGATTCCTTTTGTTTGGAACTTCCTTGAGGGGCATAACAAGGTTGTCGAGGATGACCCCAGTACTTTTCCTAAGGCTATTCATTATACTCGTGGAGGACCATGGTTTGAAGCTTGGAAGAATTGTGCTTTCGCTGACCTCTGGCTGAAAGCAAGGGATGAGTACCAGAACGAGGCCAAAAAAGctattacaaattaa
- the LOC108338929 gene encoding probable dolichyl pyrophosphate Man9GlcNAc2 alpha-1,3-glucosyltransferase, producing the protein MGKAKKVRESGTDDFDCWWWLIQNGTPTVFITVGLFALLVRVAVSLHPYSGAANPPKFGDYEAQRHWMEITTNLPVKEWYRNSSNNDLSYWGLDYPPLTAYQSFIHGRFLRFFHPQSVVLFTSRGHESYLGKLLMRWTVLSSDALIFFPAVLYFIVVRYNKPSRGLKSELAWHTAALLLSPCLILIDHGHFQFNCISLGFTIGAVAAILSGKDFVGSVLYCLALNHKQMSAYFAPAFFSHLLGKSLRRKHPIVEVLKLGLLVLGTFAVVWWPYLYSTQSVLEVLSRLAPFERGIFEDYVANFWCASSVLIKWKRLFTTESLKLISFTATVITCLPSMIQQIKSPSHRGFLYALLNSSFSFYLFSFQVHEKSILLPLLPATLLAVEEPFIFKWFTQFAMLSMFPLICRDNLVVAYLALLALFVLILNAPVQHKVRETNYLNSYLGSATMFFILCCSFVLHIVYLTMHPPEKYPFLFEAIIMNLCFSQFVLVTLACNIKQWLLNKPAKLEEIEKKLI; encoded by the exons ATGGGGAAGGCAAAGAAGGTTAGAGAGAGTGGAACTGATGATTTTGATTGTTGGTGGTGGTTGATTCAGAATGGAACACCAACTGTGTTCATCACTGTTGGGTTGTTTGCATTGTTGGTTCGTGTGGCAGTGTCACTGCACCCTTACTCTGGTGCTGCTAACCCTCCAAAGTTTGGGGATTACGAGGCTCAGAGGCATTGGATGGAGATTACGACTAATCTTCCCGTGAAGGAATGGTATAGAAACAGCTCCAACAATGATCTGAGCTATTGGGGACTTGATTACCCGCCTTTGACTGCATACCAAAGTTTCATTCATGGCCGTTTTCTTCGATTCTTCCATCCTCAGTCCGTTGTTCTTTTCACTTCCAGAGGTCATGAGTCCTATCTTGG AAAACTACTTATGAGGTGGACAGTGTTATCATCCGATGCCTTGATATTCTTTCCGGCTGTACTGTATTTTATTGTTGTTCGTTACAACAAACCTTCTAGGGGCCTTAAAAGTGAATTAGCATGGCACACTGCTGCACTATTGCTAAGCCCTTGTTTGATCTTAATTGATCATGGTCATTTTCag TTCAACTGCATCAGCTTGGGCTTTACTATTGGAGCTGTTGCTGCTATCCTCTCTGGGAAAGATTTTGTGGGTTCTGTTCTTTATTGTCTAGCTCTAAATCATAAACAG aTGAGTGCATATTTTGCACCTGCATTTTTCAGCCATCTACTCGGCAAATCCCTGAGGCGGAAACATCCAATCGTTGAGGTGTTAAAACTTGGGTTGTTGGTTTTAGGAACATTTGCAGTTGTGTGGTGGCCTTATCTATATTCAACACAATCTGTTTTAGAG GTCCTCTCACGTCTTGCTCCATTTGAAAGGGGAATATTTGAGGATTACGTGGCCAACTTTTGGTGTGCCTCTTCAGTTCTCATCAAGTGGAAAAGATTATTCACAACAGAATCTCTGAAGCTTATCAGCTTCACTGCAACAGTTATAACCTGTCTTCCTTCAATGATTCAACAAATAAAGTCTCCCAGCCATCGAGGTTTCCTTTATGCGTTGCTGAATAGTTCTTTCTCCTTttacttgttttcttttcaag TGCATGAGAAGTCTATTTTGCTGCCTCTTCTTCCAGCAACCCTTCTGGCTGTTGAAGAGCCTTTTATTTTCAAGTGGTTCACACAATTCGCCATGCTCTCCATGTTTCCTCTGATATGTCGGGATAACTTGGTTGTTGCATATTTGGCTTTGCTTGCCCTCTTTGTCCTGATACTCAATGCACCTGTTCAACACAAAGTGAGAGAGACTAATTACCTTAATAGTTATTTGGGCTCAGCAACCATGTTCTTTATTTTATGCTGCTCTTTTGTTCTTCACATAGTTTACTTGACCATGCATCCTCCTGAGAAGTATCCTTTCCTTTTTGAAGCAATAATCATGAATCTGTGCTTCTCTCAGTTTGTTCTTGTTACTCTAGCCTGCAATATAAAGCAGTGGCTGTTAAATAAACCTGCCAAATTagaagaaatagaaaagaaGCTCATTTGA